A window of the Lactobacillus amylovorus DSM 20531 genome harbors these coding sequences:
- a CDS encoding rod shape-determining protein, whose protein sequence is MFGLGTKNIGIDLGTANTLVYMEGKGIVLREPSVVAKNTQTGEVIAVGSEAKEMIGRTPGTIVAIRPMKDGVIADYDTTAAMLKYFMEKTVGNSKPSVMVCVPSGVTEVEKRAVIDAARVAGAREAFVIEEPFAAAIGAGLPVMDPTGSMVVDIGGGTTDVATISLGGIVSSTSIRQAGDKFNNAIINYIHSNFNLLIGERTAEDIKIQIGSASVEKAKEIESMNIRGRDLVTGLPKSIDVEAVDIAKAIQDVVQDIIVAIKETLEQTSPEIAADVIDHGIVLTGGGALLKNLPEVISEATKVPVFIAQDPLDCVAIGTGESLKNIEVMRRSRK, encoded by the coding sequence GATTAGGTACAAAAAATATTGGTATCGATTTAGGTACAGCCAATACACTCGTTTATATGGAAGGTAAAGGAATCGTTTTAAGAGAACCTTCCGTAGTAGCAAAGAATACGCAAACAGGTGAAGTTATCGCTGTAGGTTCAGAAGCTAAGGAAATGATTGGTAGAACGCCTGGTACTATCGTAGCAATTCGTCCTATGAAGGACGGTGTAATTGCTGACTACGATACTACAGCAGCTATGCTTAAATACTTTATGGAAAAGACAGTTGGCAATTCTAAGCCTTCAGTAATGGTTTGTGTACCATCAGGTGTTACTGAAGTTGAAAAGCGTGCTGTAATTGATGCTGCTAGAGTAGCTGGCGCACGTGAAGCTTTCGTAATTGAAGAACCATTCGCAGCAGCTATTGGTGCAGGTCTTCCAGTTATGGATCCTACAGGTTCAATGGTTGTTGATATCGGTGGTGGTACTACTGATGTTGCTACTATTTCACTTGGTGGTATCGTTTCATCAACTTCAATTCGTCAAGCTGGTGACAAGTTTAACAATGCAATTATTAACTACATTCACTCAAACTTTAACTTATTAATCGGTGAAAGAACTGCTGAAGATATTAAGATTCAAATTGGCTCAGCTTCTGTTGAAAAGGCTAAGGAAATTGAATCAATGAATATCCGTGGTCGTGATTTGGTAACCGGCTTGCCAAAATCAATCGATGTTGAAGCAGTTGATATTGCTAAGGCTATTCAAGATGTTGTTCAAGACATTATCGTAGCAATTAAAGAAACTTTGGAACAAACTTCACCAGAAATTGCCGCTGACGTTATCGATCACGGTATCGTTTTAACTGGTGGTGGCGCACTTCTTAAGAATTTGCCAGAAGTTATTTCTGAAGCAACTAAGGTACCTGTATTTATTGCTCAAGATCCGCTTGATTGTGTAGCAATTGGTACTGGTGAATCACTTAAGAATATTGAAGTAATGCGTAGAAGTCGCAAATAA